One window of the Arthrobacter sp. zg-Y919 genome contains the following:
- a CDS encoding UPF0182 family protein — protein MIATLIVVAVLVIGFVYFSQVYANVLWYNQLGYLEVFVKENLTRISMFLAAFLVMAAGVFTSIRVAYVSRPIYAPDSALQDNLNRYQAQLEPVRKLLMIGIPLVVGGFAGTAAMSMWQQALLFFNRRDFGKTDPQFNLDYSFYLNTLPFIGFLVGFLISVVVISGIAGLLTHYLYGGIRLEEKGVFVSRPARLHLAIIAAAFLLLQGVNFWLDRYDTLLSTSGTWTGALYTDVEAVIPTKAILAVASVIVAVLFILSAVIGRWRLPIIGTAMLIITAIVAGGVYPWIVQRYQVQPSELSLEREYIQRNIDMTREAYGLADTEVIPYDATVNANAGALEQDAGTTTNIRLLDPNVVSDAFGQLQQFRQYYQFPQTLNVDRYEIDGEIQDTVIAVRELNVGGVPSGWVNEHVLYTHGYGVVAARGSTVAPDGKPSFMESGIPSTGVLTDGGDYEPRIYFGENSPQYSVVGAPEGAAPVEIDRPQTGNSEEESQTTFSGEGGPSVGNLFNQLVYAIKFQSTELLLADAINEESQILYDRDPRERVEKVAPYLTVDGNAYPAVIDGRVKWIVDGYTTSKYFPYSTQQELQDATTDSLTPGAAALPQEQVNYIRNAVKATVDAYDGSVELYAWDDEDPLLQSWQSVFPSTLKPYSEMSEDLMAHVRYPEDQFKVQRELLGKYHVTDPDSFYKNDDAWSVPSDPTGGNADVKQPPYYLSLQMPGQDEATFSLTTPFIPFVSEGGDPRNVLYGFLSAEADAGTGEPGVRSEDYGKLRLLALPTDTAVPGPGQAQNTFNSDPTVSNALNLLRQGASEVINGNLLTLPVGDGILYVQPVYVQSSGEASYPTLQRVLVNFGEKVGFAPTLDEALNQIFGGDSGAATGDAGNVGATPPTPEGGGDGTAQSDLATALSDAGQAIQDGQSALGRGDFAAYGEAQSRLQDAIARATEAQERMEGGEGADESGATAPAEDGDGGS, from the coding sequence CTGATCGCGACGCTGATCGTCGTTGCCGTGCTTGTCATTGGTTTTGTGTATTTCTCCCAGGTCTACGCAAACGTCCTCTGGTACAACCAGCTGGGCTACCTGGAAGTGTTCGTCAAGGAGAACCTGACCCGGATCTCCATGTTCCTCGCGGCCTTCCTCGTGATGGCCGCCGGAGTGTTCACCAGCATCCGGGTTGCCTACGTCTCGCGGCCCATCTACGCGCCCGACAGCGCCCTCCAGGACAACCTGAACCGGTACCAGGCCCAGCTTGAGCCGGTCCGCAAGCTGCTGATGATCGGTATTCCGCTCGTGGTCGGCGGCTTCGCCGGCACGGCGGCCATGTCGATGTGGCAGCAGGCGCTGCTCTTCTTCAACCGGCGCGACTTCGGGAAAACGGACCCGCAGTTCAACCTGGACTACAGCTTCTACCTGAACACCCTGCCCTTCATCGGTTTCCTGGTGGGCTTCCTGATCAGCGTCGTGGTGATTTCCGGGATTGCCGGCCTCCTGACGCATTACCTCTACGGCGGCATCCGCCTGGAAGAGAAGGGCGTGTTTGTCAGCCGCCCCGCCCGCCTGCACCTGGCCATCATCGCCGCAGCCTTCCTCCTGCTGCAGGGCGTCAATTTCTGGCTTGACCGCTACGACACCCTCCTGAGCACCTCGGGGACCTGGACCGGCGCGCTCTACACGGATGTGGAGGCAGTCATCCCGACCAAGGCCATCCTGGCCGTGGCCTCGGTGATAGTCGCAGTGCTGTTCATCCTTTCCGCCGTCATCGGCCGCTGGCGCCTGCCCATCATCGGCACCGCAATGCTGATCATCACGGCCATCGTCGCGGGCGGCGTCTACCCGTGGATTGTCCAGCGCTACCAGGTCCAGCCTTCGGAACTGAGCCTCGAACGCGAGTACATCCAGCGCAATATCGACATGACCCGGGAAGCCTACGGGCTCGCCGATACCGAGGTCATTCCCTACGACGCCACGGTGAACGCCAACGCAGGGGCCCTGGAACAGGACGCGGGGACCACCACCAACATCCGCCTCCTGGATCCCAATGTCGTCTCCGACGCCTTCGGCCAGCTGCAGCAGTTCCGCCAGTATTACCAGTTCCCCCAGACCTTGAACGTGGACCGCTACGAAATTGACGGCGAGATCCAGGACACCGTCATCGCTGTCCGTGAGCTGAACGTCGGAGGCGTTCCCAGCGGCTGGGTCAACGAACACGTCCTCTACACCCACGGCTATGGAGTGGTCGCCGCGCGGGGTTCCACAGTCGCTCCCGACGGCAAGCCGAGCTTCATGGAATCCGGCATTCCCTCCACGGGCGTCCTCACCGACGGCGGGGACTACGAGCCGCGGATCTACTTCGGCGAAAACTCTCCGCAGTACTCAGTGGTCGGTGCCCCTGAAGGTGCCGCCCCGGTGGAGATCGACCGGCCGCAGACCGGCAACTCCGAGGAAGAGTCGCAGACCACCTTCAGTGGTGAAGGCGGCCCGAGCGTCGGCAACCTCTTCAACCAGCTGGTCTACGCAATCAAGTTCCAGTCCACGGAACTGCTTCTCGCGGATGCCATCAATGAAGAATCACAGATCCTGTACGACCGGGACCCGCGTGAGCGGGTCGAAAAGGTCGCCCCGTACCTGACGGTGGACGGCAATGCCTACCCGGCGGTCATCGACGGGCGCGTGAAGTGGATCGTGGATGGCTACACCACGAGCAAGTACTTCCCCTACTCGACCCAGCAGGAACTGCAGGACGCCACCACGGACTCACTGACCCCGGGTGCCGCAGCGCTCCCGCAGGAACAGGTGAACTACATCCGCAATGCCGTGAAGGCGACTGTCGACGCCTATGACGGTTCCGTCGAGTTGTACGCCTGGGATGACGAGGATCCCCTGCTGCAGTCCTGGCAGAGTGTGTTCCCCTCCACGCTGAAGCCGTACAGCGAGATGTCCGAGGACCTGATGGCGCACGTCCGCTACCCGGAAGACCAGTTCAAGGTCCAGCGGGAACTACTCGGCAAGTACCACGTCACCGACCCGGACTCCTTCTACAAGAACGACGACGCGTGGAGCGTTCCGAGCGATCCCACGGGTGGCAACGCCGACGTCAAGCAGCCTCCGTACTACCTGTCGCTGCAGATGCCGGGACAGGATGAGGCAACCTTCTCGCTGACGACGCCGTTCATCCCCTTCGTGAGCGAAGGCGGCGACCCCCGCAACGTGCTCTACGGCTTCCTCTCCGCGGAGGCGGACGCAGGCACCGGGGAACCGGGTGTCAGGAGCGAGGACTACGGCAAGCTCCGGCTGCTGGCGCTGCCCACGGACACGGCCGTTCCCGGGCCGGGACAGGCGCAGAACACGTTCAACTCCGATCCCACCGTGTCCAATGCCCTGAACCTCCTGCGCCAGGGTGCGTCGGAAGTCATCAACGGCAACCTGCTGACCCTGCCGGTCGGCGACGGCATCCTGTATGTCCAGCCCGTCTACGTCCAGTCTTCAGGTGAAGCGTCCTACCCGACGCTGCAGCGGGTCCTGGTGAACTTCGGCGAGAAGGTGGGCTTCGCGCCGACCCTCGACGAAGCGCTGAACCAGATCTTCGGTGGAGACTCCGGAGCCGCCACGGGTGACGCCGGCAATGTCGGTGCCACCCCTCCGACGCCCGAGGGCGGGGGAGACGGAACGGCCCAATCCGACCTGGCTACGGCGCTGTCCGATGCGGGCCAGGCTATCCAGGATGGCCAGAGCGCCCTCGGACGCGGTGACTTTGCCGCTTACGGTGAGGCGCAGAGCCGGCTCCAGGACGCCATCGCCCGGGCCACCGAAGCCCAGGAACGCATGGAAGGCGGCGAAGGCGCCGACGAATCCGGTGCCACCGCCCCGGCGGAGGACGGCGACGGCGGCAGCTAG
- a CDS encoding S16 family serine protease — MRHSHDDSSTAAQDGPGTPAAPAPQPDGSYSVYPYQGLGSGRPAPAKRTPRTRAILVSGALAVVLGAAGLLLPAQYVVESPGPTFNTLGSAGDAEIIEIEGQRTYPTDGELDLTTVYVSGGPSTNISIFQAVGGWVDQDDVVYPTEFLYAPGTTSDEVDEENAAAMTSSQESAVAAALTQLDIGFTQELTVAAVVEGSPAEGVLQPGDTVVAVGETRIEGIDSLRAALNDGGGSAAQLTVRRDGTEVSESVTPRQSDSGAYQLGIELATSFEFPFDVSIGAGMEKVGGPSAGMMFALGIVDRLTPGALTDGRHFAGTGTIDAAGNVGPIGGIRQKLIGASDAGAEFFLAPADNCGEVAGHIPDGLDVVRVSTLDEAIQAVEKLAAGGSASDLPQCTP; from the coding sequence TTGCGCCACTCTCACGACGACAGCAGCACCGCAGCGCAGGACGGGCCGGGCACACCGGCCGCACCGGCCCCGCAGCCGGACGGCAGCTACTCCGTCTACCCATACCAGGGCCTGGGCAGCGGCCGCCCGGCACCGGCCAAGCGCACGCCGCGCACCCGGGCCATCCTTGTTTCCGGAGCGCTCGCCGTCGTACTCGGTGCCGCCGGGCTGCTGCTGCCGGCGCAGTACGTGGTGGAATCTCCCGGGCCGACGTTCAACACACTGGGCAGCGCCGGGGACGCGGAGATCATCGAGATCGAGGGACAGCGGACGTATCCGACGGACGGTGAACTGGACCTGACCACCGTGTACGTTTCCGGTGGCCCCAGCACCAACATCAGCATCTTCCAGGCTGTGGGCGGATGGGTGGACCAGGACGACGTCGTGTACCCCACCGAATTCCTCTACGCTCCCGGAACCACCAGCGACGAGGTGGATGAGGAGAATGCCGCCGCCATGACGTCGTCCCAGGAATCCGCAGTTGCTGCTGCCCTGACGCAGCTCGACATCGGTTTTACGCAGGAACTCACTGTGGCGGCCGTGGTGGAAGGCTCACCTGCCGAAGGAGTGCTGCAGCCGGGGGACACAGTGGTTGCGGTGGGGGAGACCAGGATCGAAGGCATCGACAGCCTGCGTGCTGCCCTGAACGACGGCGGAGGGTCAGCCGCGCAGCTCACGGTGCGGCGGGACGGGACCGAGGTCTCCGAATCCGTCACCCCGCGGCAGTCCGACTCCGGTGCCTACCAGCTCGGCATCGAACTGGCCACTTCCTTTGAGTTTCCGTTTGACGTGAGCATCGGTGCGGGCATGGAGAAGGTGGGAGGTCCGTCCGCGGGGATGATGTTCGCCCTCGGGATCGTGGACCGGCTGACTCCGGGCGCCTTGACGGACGGCAGGCATTTCGCCGGAACCGGAACCATCGACGCGGCGGGAAATGTTGGGCCCATCGGGGGAATCAGGCAGAAACTCATTGGCGCTTCCGACGCCGGGGCCGAGTTTTTCCTGGCCCCGGCGGACAACTGCGGCGAGGTCGCCGGGCACATTCCCGACGGCCTGGACGTGGTGCGGGTGTCCACCCTGGACGAGGCCATCCAAGCGGTGGAAAAGCTCGCCGCCGGCGGCAGCGCGTCGGACCTCCCGCAGTGCACCCCCTAG
- a CDS encoding zinc-dependent metalloprotease yields the protein MSSNPSDRGDNPQDPLSEMLARLFGAGGAGGMDPSELAKAAGLPSDPNAMAMIFQQVQAMFSASSDGPVNWQLAKDNARRVAATGSDPSTGPTAAREVDEALHLAELWLDPATDFASTASLGRAWSRAEWVEATMDSWRRLTEPVAVSISEALSNAITAQMPEEMKSMMGGASSMLANMGGAMFGIQLGQAVGALSKEVVSSTDVGLPLAAGTMALLPANVAAFGEGLDIPEAEIRLYLAVREAAHARLFAQAPWLAPHLFGTIESYARGIHIDISKIEEAARDIDPSNPESIQAALSGGVFQPQRTGAQEAALERLETALALVEGWVDEVTAAATANLPSAGALREVIRRRRASGGPAEHTFASLVGLELRPRRLRDAAALWAHLTEERGIEGRDAIWEHPDLLPTSEDLDDPKGFSRRRELLEAADSDVDAALKRLLDGGFDTPAGDGAPEAEESGTAGDADTSADTDGDTANGSDTGNDNDTDEGGKPGAP from the coding sequence ATGAGTTCCAATCCATCCGACCGCGGGGACAACCCGCAGGATCCGCTGTCCGAAATGCTCGCGCGCCTGTTCGGCGCCGGCGGGGCCGGCGGCATGGATCCGTCGGAACTGGCGAAGGCTGCCGGACTGCCCTCGGACCCCAATGCCATGGCCATGATCTTCCAGCAGGTGCAGGCCATGTTCAGTGCTTCATCGGACGGGCCGGTGAACTGGCAGCTGGCCAAGGACAATGCCCGGCGGGTCGCCGCAACCGGCAGCGATCCCTCCACCGGCCCGACGGCGGCCCGCGAGGTTGACGAGGCGCTGCACCTGGCCGAACTCTGGCTCGACCCGGCCACGGATTTCGCGTCCACCGCAAGTCTTGGCCGGGCCTGGTCCCGGGCGGAATGGGTGGAAGCGACCATGGATTCCTGGCGCCGGCTCACCGAGCCCGTAGCCGTGAGCATTTCGGAAGCGCTTTCCAACGCCATCACCGCGCAGATGCCCGAAGAAATGAAGTCCATGATGGGCGGGGCGTCCTCCATGCTCGCCAACATGGGCGGGGCGATGTTCGGCATCCAGCTCGGCCAGGCCGTCGGCGCGCTGTCCAAGGAAGTGGTGAGCTCCACCGACGTCGGGCTGCCGCTCGCCGCAGGCACCATGGCACTGCTGCCTGCCAACGTTGCCGCCTTTGGTGAAGGACTGGACATTCCGGAGGCCGAGATCCGGCTGTACCTGGCCGTTCGGGAAGCGGCCCATGCCCGCCTCTTCGCACAGGCCCCGTGGCTGGCACCCCATCTCTTCGGCACCATTGAGAGTTATGCCCGCGGCATCCACATCGATATTTCCAAGATCGAGGAAGCCGCACGGGACATCGACCCTTCCAATCCCGAGTCCATCCAGGCTGCCCTTTCCGGCGGGGTTTTCCAGCCCCAGCGCACGGGCGCCCAGGAGGCGGCCCTCGAACGGCTGGAAACCGCACTGGCCCTGGTGGAGGGCTGGGTGGATGAAGTCACCGCCGCCGCCACCGCGAACCTGCCGTCCGCCGGTGCCCTGCGGGAAGTGATCCGCCGGCGCCGTGCCAGCGGGGGTCCGGCCGAGCACACGTTTGCTTCCCTGGTCGGGTTGGAGCTCCGGCCGCGGCGGCTGCGCGATGCAGCGGCCCTGTGGGCGCACCTGACCGAAGAGCGCGGCATTGAAGGCCGGGACGCCATCTGGGAGCACCCGGACCTGCTTCCCACCTCGGAAGACCTGGACGACCCCAAGGGCTTCAGCCGGCGGCGGGAGCTCCTGGAAGCTGCGGATTCCGATGTCGATGCTGCGCTGAAACGCCTGCTTGACGGTGGATTCGATACCCCGGCCGGCGACGGTGCACCGGAAGCTGAAGAGTCCGGAACCGCCGGCGACGCGGACACTTCCGCGGATACCGACGGCGACACCGCAAACGGCAGCGATACGGGAAACGACAATGACACCGACGAGGGCGGCAAGCCCGGCGCACCCTAG
- a CDS encoding M48 family metallopeptidase — protein sequence MPSPHRTADVSIPATTSTGIPIQVRRSARRKRTVNAVFRDGVALISIPAHFSTAQEAEWVRRMVARLEERSSTEPDPGASESELMLRAAELSRTYLSGQARPQSVRWVSNQNSRWGSATPGRGTIRLSDKLQGMPEWVVDYVLLHELAHLLVPSHGPAFWRLLENYPQTETAKAFLSGAAFASARGLKGEMGED from the coding sequence ATGCCTTCTCCGCACCGGACCGCCGACGTTTCGATTCCGGCAACCACCAGCACCGGAATACCGATCCAGGTGCGCCGGTCCGCCCGGCGGAAACGGACAGTCAATGCCGTGTTCCGTGACGGCGTGGCCCTGATCTCCATCCCGGCACACTTCTCCACCGCCCAGGAAGCGGAGTGGGTACGGCGGATGGTGGCCCGGCTGGAGGAACGGTCCTCCACCGAGCCGGATCCCGGGGCCAGCGAAAGCGAACTAATGCTGCGCGCGGCGGAACTGTCCCGGACCTATCTTTCCGGACAGGCACGTCCACAGTCGGTCCGCTGGGTCAGCAACCAGAACTCACGCTGGGGTTCGGCGACGCCGGGCAGGGGCACGATCCGGCTGTCAGACAAACTGCAGGGAATGCCCGAATGGGTCGTCGACTACGTGCTGCTCCACGAACTGGCCCATCTGCTCGTACCCTCGCACGGTCCGGCTTTCTGGCGGCTGCTGGAAAACTATCCGCAGACGGAAACCGCAAAGGCTTTCCTGTCAGGAGCGGCGTTCGCCAGCGCCCGGGGGCTGAAGGGGGAAATGGGGGAGGACTAA
- a CDS encoding ThiF family adenylyltransferase → MRINPGIHVLEVSPGARQLGIGSGSLLLRNLQDADLAFLAALHRGVPDGSEQAAAAGLSVPQDRAASLLQVLGPLLVPHEAAAEPIPSLRTERLLPDAQRLSSAYSVNGEETVRRRAAAAVSVDGLGRTGALLARALGSAGIGTLLLTDPDVVSPADVGTAYAMTDIGMNRAAAVKRHLFRVDPTLQVLTMPGISRGSAGRRPSPPAVDLAVTIRAVAAVPRAGERRPEPAEDDGSVPRLVLTAQESAWDIGPLVVPGLTPCLECLDRHRAETDPGWYAAREALAASRPEAADRQDAAGGLFSGPGGEELAGSVLAAGAAAMAALVFLDGINQPAVLSAVLRLRTSDGYPQLRKLDYHPACGCRLQRRGNQVA, encoded by the coding sequence ATGCGGATCAATCCTGGAATTCATGTGCTCGAAGTGTCGCCTGGTGCCCGTCAGCTGGGCATCGGTTCGGGGTCCCTGCTCCTGCGCAACCTCCAGGACGCCGACCTCGCTTTCCTGGCGGCCCTGCACAGGGGTGTTCCGGATGGATCGGAACAGGCCGCCGCAGCGGGATTGTCCGTTCCTCAGGACCGGGCGGCTTCACTGCTGCAGGTTCTCGGCCCCCTCCTGGTGCCGCATGAGGCCGCCGCTGAACCCATCCCCTCCCTGCGTACGGAACGTCTGCTCCCGGACGCACAGCGTCTCTCATCCGCCTACAGCGTCAACGGCGAAGAAACGGTGCGGCGGCGGGCCGCCGCTGCGGTTTCCGTGGACGGGCTGGGGCGCACCGGTGCCCTGCTGGCACGCGCGCTCGGCTCGGCAGGTATTGGAACCCTGCTGCTCACGGATCCGGACGTGGTTTCCCCGGCCGACGTCGGAACGGCCTACGCCATGACCGATATCGGAATGAACCGGGCCGCAGCCGTCAAACGGCACCTTTTCCGGGTGGACCCCACCCTCCAGGTGCTGACGATGCCGGGTATCAGCCGTGGATCTGCCGGTCGCCGTCCGTCCCCGCCTGCCGTGGACCTGGCCGTGACCATCCGCGCGGTGGCTGCCGTGCCCCGGGCGGGGGAACGCCGGCCGGAACCGGCGGAGGACGACGGCAGCGTCCCCCGGCTGGTACTGACAGCACAGGAAAGCGCGTGGGACATCGGCCCCCTGGTGGTTCCCGGCCTCACGCCGTGCCTGGAATGCCTGGACCGCCACCGGGCAGAGACCGATCCGGGGTGGTACGCCGCCAGGGAGGCCCTGGCAGCCAGCCGGCCCGAAGCCGCGGACAGGCAGGACGCTGCCGGCGGGCTGTTTTCGGGTCCCGGGGGTGAGGAGCTCGCCGGCTCGGTGCTTGCCGCCGGAGCGGCAGCCATGGCGGCGCTGGTCTTCCTGGACGGGATCAACCAGCCTGCCGTGTTGTCCGCTGTCCTTCGGCTGCGGACCTCCGACGGCTACCCGCAGCTGCGGAAACTGGACTACCACCCGGCGTGCGGCTGCCGGCTGCAGCGCCGCGGAAACCAGGTGGCCTAG
- a CDS encoding ATP-dependent DNA helicase UvrD2 — translation MSSESPEARILAGLDDEQREVATTLTGPLCVLAGAGTGKTRAITHRMAYGVATGVYKPQQVLAVTFTARAAAEMRTRLRDLGSGGVQARTFHAAALKQLQYFWPHTVGGTMPGLLDHKAQIIAEAARRLRLSTDRAAIRDVAAEIEWAKVSMLTPDSYVRAAGDREPPAGFDLTAISRIFQSYEDVKVDRNIIDFEDVLLIMVGILQEDERVAAMVRDQYRHFVVDEYQDVSPLQQRLLDLWLGARDELCVVGDSSQTIYSFTGATPRHLLDFTKRFPGADVVKLVRDYRSTPQVVGLANRILAARTAEGERNRSAPAWPTPLELVAQRPAGPEPTFTECADDEAEAAQVATSIKALMEQGVQASEIAILFRTNGQSQAYEQALASAGIGYQLRGGERFFARREVRDAVLQLRAASRSVGNEPVPQLVRDILASLGYTSEAPAGGGATRERWESLAALVSLAEELQATRTRDPDSIFTMQDFVAELEERAAAQHAPRVQGVTLASLHSAKGLEWDAVFLVGLSEGLMPISFADTPEAVDEERRLLYVGITRAREHLALSWSTARTPGGRANRKPSRFLDGLRPRTERDAGRTAGPAKQARRKVTGPAKCRSCGSLLNTGAERKVGRCGDCPVTYEEATFDALREWRRAAAAEAGIPAFVVFTDATLVAIAEDRPPSLNRLATLPGVGPSKLERYGEAVLKVLSESSDA, via the coding sequence ATGAGCAGCGAATCACCCGAAGCACGAATCCTGGCCGGGCTCGACGACGAGCAGCGCGAAGTTGCCACCACCCTCACGGGTCCGCTCTGCGTCCTGGCCGGTGCAGGGACCGGCAAGACCCGCGCCATCACGCACCGGATGGCCTACGGTGTGGCCACCGGCGTCTACAAACCGCAGCAGGTCCTCGCGGTGACCTTCACCGCGCGGGCGGCAGCGGAAATGCGGACCAGGCTGCGGGACCTGGGATCCGGCGGTGTGCAGGCGCGGACGTTCCACGCCGCGGCGCTGAAGCAGCTGCAGTACTTCTGGCCGCACACCGTGGGCGGAACCATGCCCGGCCTCCTGGACCACAAGGCGCAGATCATTGCCGAAGCCGCCCGCCGGCTCCGGCTGTCCACCGACCGGGCGGCCATCCGCGACGTCGCCGCGGAAATCGAGTGGGCGAAGGTCTCCATGCTCACTCCGGACAGCTACGTGCGGGCTGCCGGAGACCGGGAACCCCCGGCCGGGTTCGACCTGACCGCCATTTCACGGATCTTCCAGTCCTACGAAGACGTGAAGGTGGACCGGAACATCATCGACTTCGAGGATGTCCTGCTGATCATGGTGGGAATCCTGCAGGAGGACGAACGGGTCGCAGCCATGGTGCGGGACCAGTACCGGCACTTTGTGGTGGATGAGTACCAGGACGTTTCGCCGCTGCAGCAGCGGCTGCTGGACCTCTGGCTGGGCGCCCGGGATGAACTGTGCGTGGTGGGCGACTCCAGTCAGACCATTTATTCCTTCACCGGCGCCACGCCGCGGCACCTGCTCGACTTCACCAAGCGGTTCCCTGGGGCCGACGTCGTCAAGCTCGTCCGCGACTACCGTTCCACACCCCAGGTGGTTGGCCTGGCGAACCGGATCCTTGCGGCCCGGACCGCCGAGGGGGAGCGGAACCGGTCCGCTCCGGCCTGGCCCACACCGCTGGAGCTGGTGGCTCAGCGGCCGGCGGGACCGGAACCGACGTTCACCGAGTGCGCCGACGACGAGGCGGAGGCCGCACAGGTCGCCACCTCCATCAAGGCGCTCATGGAACAGGGGGTCCAGGCCAGCGAGATCGCCATCCTCTTCCGGACCAACGGGCAGTCGCAGGCCTACGAGCAGGCGCTCGCGTCGGCCGGCATCGGCTATCAGCTGCGCGGTGGGGAGCGGTTCTTCGCCCGGCGCGAGGTCCGCGACGCCGTGCTGCAGCTCCGCGCTGCGTCACGGTCCGTCGGGAACGAACCGGTGCCGCAGCTGGTGCGGGACATCCTGGCCTCGCTGGGATATACCTCCGAAGCCCCCGCCGGTGGTGGAGCCACCCGCGAGCGGTGGGAATCCCTGGCCGCACTGGTGTCACTGGCCGAGGAACTGCAGGCCACCCGGACCCGCGATCCGGACAGCATTTTCACCATGCAGGATTTCGTGGCCGAACTGGAGGAACGGGCCGCGGCGCAGCACGCCCCGCGCGTCCAGGGCGTAACCCTCGCGTCCCTGCACTCGGCGAAGGGCCTGGAATGGGATGCAGTGTTCCTGGTCGGGTTGAGTGAAGGCCTCATGCCCATCTCCTTCGCGGACACTCCCGAAGCCGTCGACGAGGAACGGCGCCTGCTGTACGTGGGTATTACCCGTGCACGGGAGCACCTGGCGCTGTCCTGGTCGACGGCACGGACACCGGGTGGCCGCGCCAACCGGAAGCCCTCACGGTTCCTGGACGGTCTGCGCCCGCGCACCGAGCGCGACGCCGGCCGCACGGCGGGACCGGCCAAGCAGGCCCGGCGCAAGGTCACCGGCCCGGCGAAATGCCGCAGCTGCGGTTCCTTGCTGAACACGGGTGCCGAACGCAAGGTCGGACGCTGCGGGGACTGCCCCGTGACGTACGAGGAAGCGACCTTCGACGCACTGCGGGAATGGCGCCGGGCAGCCGCCGCCGAAGCGGGCATTCCCGCCTTCGTTGTCTTCACGGACGCGACCCTCGTGGCCATTGCCGAAGACCGTCCGCCGTCCCTGAACCGGTTGGCCACCCTCCCCGGAGTGGGTCCATCGAAGCTGGAGCGCTACGGCGAGGCCGTACTGAAGGTGCTTTCGGAGAGCTCCGACGCCTAG
- the nudC gene encoding NAD(+) diphosphatase yields the protein MSIPAPAAEVSPLGLLPLARTAVDRGSDRRVAADLFDTIRADGGTRVMYLAGGRTLVREGVLVLLDPPAAGFGDVPIYLGRTLEDAQVPLGTDIVLMTLPEPDPALAVDGAAWVSLRESATHLGALDAGLFVEAAAVANWHAVHTHCPRCGAPTVPEQGGWVRRCPEDGSSHFPRTDPAIIVAVVDEQDRILLGSAAAWPGNRYSTLAGFVEPGESLEAAVIREVAEESGVVVHTPQYLGSQPWPFPCSLMLGFTARAENAEAKADGVEMSDVRWFSRAELAEAVSSGEITIAGPISIARNLIERWYGGSILEPEANTRA from the coding sequence ATGAGTATCCCGGCACCGGCAGCAGAAGTTTCACCCCTGGGTTTGTTACCGCTGGCCCGGACGGCCGTGGACAGGGGATCCGACCGCCGTGTCGCCGCCGATCTTTTCGACACCATCCGCGCCGACGGCGGCACCCGCGTGATGTACCTGGCCGGGGGACGGACCCTGGTCCGCGAGGGCGTGCTGGTGCTCCTTGATCCGCCGGCTGCCGGCTTCGGAGATGTTCCCATCTATCTGGGACGCACCCTCGAGGACGCCCAGGTGCCCCTGGGAACCGACATCGTCCTGATGACGCTGCCCGAGCCGGATCCCGCATTAGCCGTCGACGGCGCCGCGTGGGTCAGCCTGCGCGAGTCCGCCACCCATCTGGGCGCCCTGGACGCCGGATTGTTCGTAGAGGCTGCCGCCGTCGCCAACTGGCACGCCGTGCACACCCACTGCCCCCGCTGCGGCGCCCCCACCGTTCCCGAGCAGGGCGGCTGGGTCCGCCGCTGCCCCGAGGACGGCAGCTCCCACTTCCCGCGCACCGACCCGGCCATCATCGTCGCCGTTGTGGACGAGCAGGACCGCATCCTGCTCGGCTCGGCGGCGGCCTGGCCGGGGAACCGGTATTCCACCCTCGCCGGTTTCGTTGAACCGGGGGAGTCGCTGGAGGCCGCTGTCATCCGCGAGGTGGCCGAAGAATCCGGGGTTGTTGTCCACACTCCGCAGTACCTCGGTTCGCAGCCGTGGCCGTTCCCGTGTTCACTGATGCTGGGCTTCACCGCCCGCGCCGAGAACGCGGAGGCGAAGGCCGACGGCGTCGAAATGTCCGACGTCCGCTGGTTTAGCCGGGCCGAGCTTGCCGAGGCCGTGTCTAGCGGAGAAATCACCATTGCAGGTCCCATTTCCATTGCCCGTAACCTGATCGAACGCTGGTACGGCGGGTCCATTCTTGAACCGGAGGCCAACACCCGCGCATGA